In one Desulfoferula mesophila genomic region, the following are encoded:
- a CDS encoding FAD-binding protein: MPRTQVAIIGAGLAGILAAVAASRAGARVLLIDRGGMGLGSNSAMSNGNFGGPTAQYALDNYVEDTLRAGRGLCRASWVRRVGQELPASFAFMGELGVELSDHGDSYLSPTHKQDGFRGAWFMATLAARLRDEKNLERLAKFQVRRILTRDGRAVGLEGRDAQGRLVRVAASAVVLAAGGAGAVYAVNDNMKAIMGQGYALAAQAGLPLWDMEFVQFYPLVLVEPGLPRVMLYPRYPQGTRLINAAGQDLLARSGIVDVNQGIMELRDRLSAAMAREAASGPVRVDFTGVAEEHWSRYPLAMLGKMRFDFRRKPVAVMPGAHFCMGGVKAKPDGATALPGLFACGEMLWGMHGANRRGGNALTECVVSGRLTGLGAAAYALTQDAPPAVPEAPADDGAPEAEKGMTELRALRQKLRDIAWQRAGIERREEDLALGHSELTAWHQELAATPVGGARPDWLRWDLECGGRFLSAVLTASRARRETRGALLRSDHPQTDDAAWLVNSRLEAGADGGWSLSHHAVEA, encoded by the coding sequence ATGCCGCGCACCCAAGTTGCGATAATCGGAGCCGGGCTGGCCGGAATCCTGGCCGCCGTGGCGGCCTCCCGGGCTGGAGCCCGGGTTTTGCTCATAGACCGGGGCGGCATGGGCCTGGGCAGCAACTCGGCCATGAGCAACGGCAACTTCGGCGGCCCCACCGCGCAATACGCCTTGGACAACTACGTGGAGGACACCCTGCGCGCGGGGAGGGGCCTGTGCCGCGCCTCCTGGGTGCGGCGGGTGGGGCAAGAGCTTCCCGCCTCCTTCGCCTTCATGGGGGAGCTGGGGGTGGAGCTCAGCGACCATGGCGACTCCTACCTTTCCCCCACCCACAAGCAGGACGGATTTCGGGGGGCCTGGTTCATGGCCACCCTGGCCGCGCGCCTGCGGGACGAAAAAAACCTGGAGCGCCTGGCAAAGTTCCAGGTGCGGCGCATCCTGACCCGAGACGGCCGGGCGGTGGGCCTGGAGGGCCGCGACGCCCAGGGGCGCCTGGTGCGGGTGGCGGCCTCGGCGGTGGTGCTGGCCGCCGGAGGCGCCGGGGCGGTGTACGCGGTCAACGACAACATGAAGGCCATCATGGGTCAAGGCTACGCCCTGGCCGCCCAAGCCGGGTTGCCCCTGTGGGACATGGAGTTCGTGCAGTTCTACCCCTTGGTGCTGGTGGAGCCGGGCCTGCCCCGGGTGATGCTCTATCCCCGCTATCCCCAGGGCACCCGCCTGATCAACGCGGCCGGCCAAGACCTCCTGGCCCGCTCGGGCATTGTCGACGTGAACCAGGGCATCATGGAGTTGCGCGACCGCCTGTCCGCGGCCATGGCCCGGGAAGCGGCGTCCGGGCCGGTGCGGGTTGATTTCACCGGCGTGGCCGAGGAGCACTGGTCGCGTTATCCCCTGGCCATGCTGGGCAAGATGCGCTTTGATTTCCGCCGCAAACCGGTGGCGGTGATGCCCGGAGCCCACTTTTGCATGGGCGGGGTAAAGGCCAAGCCGGACGGCGCCACGGCCCTGCCCGGCCTGTTCGCCTGCGGGGAGATGCTCTGGGGCATGCACGGGGCCAACCGCCGGGGAGGCAACGCCCTGACCGAGTGCGTGGTCTCCGGCCGCCTCACCGGCCTGGGCGCGGCGGCCTATGCCCTGACCCAGGATGCGCCTCCCGCCGTGCCGGAGGCCCCGGCCGACGACGGCGCCCCGGAAGCCGAGAAGGGCATGACCGAATTGCGCGCCTTGCGCCAAAAGCTGCGGGACATCGCCTGGCAACGGGCGGGCATAGAACGCCGGGAAGAGGACCTGGCCCTGGGCCACAGCGAGCTGACCGCCTGGCACCAGGAGCTTGCCGCCACGCCGGTGGGCGGGGCGCGGCCGGATTGGCTGCGCTGGGACCTGGAATGCGGCGGGCGCTTCCTGAGCGCGGTACTTACCGCCAGCCGGGCCCGCCGGGAAACCCGCGGGGCGCTGCTTCGCTCCGACCATCCCCAGACCGACGACGCCGCCTGGTTGGTCAACAGCCGCCTGGAGGCCGGGGCTGACGGAGGCTGGTCCCTGAGCCATCACGCGGTGGAGGCCTGA
- a CDS encoding adenosylcobinamide amidohydrolase translates to MSRRWFALCLLAALLLWSPAHPAWASADFIDFAGQPHHLDAPPQRVVSLVPEVSDALYALGVGGTLKGHTMYTRTPAGEPPAALVGGFFAPSEEAILSLKPQVVFTSRVQAGLEKKLAARGIMVVRLHARDLKDLYARQEILGLIYERPAQARRLNDQLRADFDLVARKVALVPQGERRRVMRLMAVDPQGGFVYAPGDDSFQNELIRAAGGIPPQLGAKGGSVKMSLDQWRAFDPQVVYACGDAKAARKFLEREGWNQVEAVKKHRVIALPCDLTCRLSLDSGLFAQSLAARVYGDFFAQKKYQLYPSEVLSRQPLEIDLAYVRRAQVDQVRIQDFAHRTLLIAFKAPMTVLSTLEGQLDGVTLIGNHYMPPPAWGLGHGGGLEELRLRVVQALQIDARTSSLLFTGADMNHLSVQRREGQGLAVYALVTAGAMHNALRIAQEGGAYVEPGTINILVLTNRSLTPRAMARAMITITEAKTAALQDLDLRSSEQPLAYQATGTGTDNIIVAQGAGPRAELTGGHSRLGALMAQAVYAGVLEALAKQNRLHQKRPVLLRLKERGVSLYALAGGRAAACPSVSLGRLEAALLEPDNAALVETALALSDAQARSQLSGLGPFRQMCDARARSIAGQHPLAPAPDLRGQGLPEPLALALGAVMRGLASQPQPMIPVSGGECGS, encoded by the coding sequence ATGTCCCGCCGCTGGTTTGCGTTGTGCCTTTTGGCCGCGCTTTTGCTTTGGAGCCCGGCCCACCCGGCCTGGGCCTCGGCCGATTTCATCGACTTCGCCGGACAACCTCACCATCTGGACGCCCCGCCCCAGCGGGTGGTGTCCCTGGTGCCCGAGGTCAGCGACGCCCTGTATGCCCTGGGGGTGGGCGGCACGCTCAAGGGCCACACCATGTACACCCGCACTCCGGCCGGGGAGCCGCCGGCCGCCCTGGTGGGCGGCTTCTTCGCGCCCAGCGAAGAGGCCATCCTCAGCCTCAAGCCCCAGGTGGTGTTCACCAGCCGGGTGCAGGCCGGGCTGGAGAAGAAGTTGGCCGCCCGGGGAATCATGGTGGTGCGTTTGCACGCCCGCGACCTGAAGGACCTCTACGCCCGCCAGGAAATTTTGGGGCTGATATACGAACGCCCCGCCCAGGCCCGCCGACTCAACGATCAGCTACGAGCGGATTTCGACCTGGTGGCCCGCAAGGTGGCCCTGGTGCCCCAGGGCGAGCGGCGGCGGGTGATGCGCCTGATGGCCGTGGACCCCCAGGGCGGCTTTGTCTACGCCCCTGGCGACGACTCCTTTCAGAACGAGCTTATCCGCGCCGCCGGGGGCATCCCTCCCCAGTTGGGGGCCAAAGGGGGCTCGGTGAAGATGAGCCTGGACCAGTGGCGGGCCTTTGATCCCCAGGTGGTCTATGCCTGCGGCGACGCCAAGGCGGCCCGCAAGTTCCTGGAGCGTGAGGGCTGGAACCAGGTGGAGGCGGTCAAGAAGCACCGGGTGATCGCCCTGCCCTGCGACCTCACCTGCCGTCTGTCGTTGGACTCGGGGCTTTTCGCGCAATCTCTGGCCGCCAGGGTCTACGGCGATTTTTTCGCCCAAAAGAAGTACCAGCTTTATCCCTCGGAGGTGCTGAGCCGCCAGCCGCTGGAGATCGACCTGGCCTACGTGCGCCGGGCGCAGGTGGATCAGGTACGCATCCAGGACTTCGCCCATCGCACCCTGCTCATCGCTTTCAAAGCGCCCATGACGGTGCTGAGTACCTTGGAGGGCCAGCTGGACGGCGTGACCCTGATCGGTAATCACTACATGCCGCCGCCCGCCTGGGGGCTGGGCCACGGCGGAGGCCTGGAGGAGCTGCGCCTGCGGGTGGTCCAGGCCCTGCAAATCGATGCCCGCACCTCCAGCCTGCTGTTCACCGGGGCGGACATGAACCACCTCTCCGTGCAGCGCCGGGAGGGCCAGGGCCTGGCGGTCTACGCCCTGGTCACCGCCGGGGCCATGCACAACGCCCTGCGCATCGCCCAAGAGGGCGGGGCCTACGTGGAGCCGGGCACCATCAACATCCTGGTGCTCACCAACCGCAGCCTCACCCCCCGGGCCATGGCTCGGGCGATGATCACCATTACCGAGGCCAAGACCGCCGCGCTGCAAGACCTGGACCTGCGCAGCAGCGAGCAGCCTTTGGCCTACCAGGCCACGGGCACCGGCACCGACAACATCATCGTGGCCCAGGGCGCGGGCCCGCGGGCCGAGCTTACCGGCGGGCACAGCCGCTTGGGGGCCCTGATGGCCCAGGCGGTGTATGCCGGGGTGCTGGAGGCCCTAGCCAAGCAGAACCGTCTGCACCAGAAGCGCCCCGTCCTGTTGCGCCTAAAGGAGCGGGGAGTGAGCCTCTACGCCCTGGCCGGGGGCCGGGCGGCGGCCTGCCCTTCCGTGTCCCTGGGGCGCTTGGAGGCGGCCCTGCTGGAGCCGGACAACGCCGCCCTGGTGGAGACCGCCCTGGCCCTCAGCGACGCCCAGGCCCGGAGCCAGCTCAGCGGCCTGGGGCCTTTCCGCCAGATGTGCGACGCGCGGGCCCGGAGCATCGCCGGCCAGCACCCCCTGGCCCCGGCTCCCGATTTGCGCGGCCAGGGGCTGCCCGAGCCGCTGGCCCTGGCCCTGGGGGCCGTCATGCGCGGCCTGGCCTCCCAGCCCCAACCGATGATCCCGGTGTCCGGGGGGGAGTGCGGCTCCTGA